Sequence from the Sphingobacteriales bacterium genome:
AGCCGTCAGGTTAAGCAATGAAATTGAACAAATAGACCCTGCAGCTTTTATCATCAGCCATAAAATCAAAGACACCAAAGGCGGAATGATAAAGAAAAGAATTTCAATGAGATAGAGCAAATTTTCATGTTTAGTTTTTGCAGCCTCCGGTCTTTTTTCCAGTAGTAACGAAATTTTTCTGCAGCGCCAATATTTATGTATGAAATGACAAGTCTTTGACCTCCATTTGCTTTTCTTTTTAACTGATTTATATCAGAAGACGCAAATGCTATCCCCTTGAAAAACAAATCAATTAAAACCACATCAAAATTGGTTGATGAAATGGCATTAATCATATCCTGTTATTCCTTTATTCTGCTCTATCCTTTAATACTAAGTAATCCCTAACCGATTTTAATCAGCATCTTTTCATCTTTTTTTAGCAAACTTATCTTAAGCTATTTTTTATTCAAACCCCATAGAAACACCGGTTCC
This genomic interval carries:
- a CDS encoding DUF2179 domain-containing protein, with product AVRLSNEIEQIDPAAFIISHKIKDTKGGMIKKRISMR